One Ignavibacterium album JCM 16511 genomic region harbors:
- the rpsP gene encoding 30S ribosomal protein S16, whose protein sequence is MAVKLRLRRMGKKKQPIYKIVAADSRSPRDGKFIEAVGVYNPLTNPHTIELKEDRVNYWLNCGAIPTLTVRSLLSQKGILLKRHLEKKGFPQEKVEAEIQNWQKLKEASAQKGQTKKKKKSASEEQKAEAPAN, encoded by the coding sequence TTGGCTGTTAAGTTAAGACTTAGAAGAATGGGTAAGAAGAAACAACCCATCTACAAAATTGTTGCTGCGGATTCCCGTTCACCAAGAGATGGGAAATTTATTGAAGCAGTTGGTGTTTATAATCCTCTGACAAATCCTCATACAATCGAATTAAAAGAGGATAGAGTAAACTATTGGTTAAATTGCGGTGCAATTCCTACTTTAACTGTTAGAAGTTTATTAAGTCAGAAAGGAATATTACTTAAAAGACATCTCGAGAAAAAAGGATTTCCGCAGGAAAAAGTTGAAGCAGAAATTCAGAACTGGCAAAAGTTAAAAGAAGCCAGTGCTCAGAAGGGTCAAACTAAGAAGAAAAAGAAATCTGCTTCAGAAGAACAAAAAGCAGAAGCACCAGCTAACTAA
- a CDS encoding KH domain-containing protein, with amino-acid sequence MKEFIEFIAKHLVDHPDGVVVEEKAVEEKKVVLSLKVKPEDVGKVIGKQGKTAQAMRTLLTAVAAKEGKRAVLEIED; translated from the coding sequence ATGAAAGAATTCATTGAATTCATTGCCAAGCATCTGGTTGACCACCCAGATGGTGTTGTTGTTGAAGAAAAGGCAGTTGAAGAAAAAAAGGTTGTACTTTCTCTGAAAGTAAAACCTGAAGATGTCGGTAAAGTTATCGGTAAACAAGGTAAAACTGCCCAGGCAATGAGAACTCTGCTTACTGCTGTAGCAGCTAAGGAAGGTAAACGCGCTGTTTTGGAAATTGAAGATTAA
- the rimM gene encoding ribosome maturation factor RimM (Essential for efficient processing of 16S rRNA) translates to MNDFFLIAKVVSVSVRDGFVKLKLFTDHPERFYTTKSIFVDFWGNKKKFLIEEILKRGDSYLLKLKNFSTERELQVFVGKEIFLKQKDLPPLEENSFYIHDLVGCKVFCADKFLGIVKDVLSTPANDVLEITDESNTTKLLPFVLKFFDEINPEQKIIFVKEDSGICDDED, encoded by the coding sequence TTGAATGATTTTTTTCTTATTGCTAAAGTAGTTTCTGTTTCTGTAAGAGATGGTTTTGTAAAACTAAAACTTTTTACTGATCATCCGGAGAGATTTTATACTACTAAATCTATTTTTGTTGATTTCTGGGGTAATAAGAAAAAATTCTTAATTGAAGAAATTCTGAAAAGGGGTGATAGTTATCTTCTTAAGTTGAAAAATTTTTCAACTGAAAGAGAGCTGCAGGTTTTTGTTGGTAAAGAAATTTTTCTTAAGCAAAAGGATTTACCACCTCTGGAGGAAAATTCTTTTTACATTCACGATCTTGTTGGATGTAAAGTGTTTTGCGCTGATAAGTTTTTAGGTATTGTTAAGGATGTTCTTTCTACGCCGGCTAATGATGTTTTGGAAATAACTGATGAGAGTAATACAACTAAGCTTTTACCTTTTGTTCTTAAATTTTTTGATGAAATTAATCCTGAGCAAAAAATTATTTTTGTGAAAGAAGATAGTGGAATTTGTGATGATGAGGATTGA
- the trmD gene encoding tRNA (guanosine(37)-N1)-methyltransferase TrmD produces the protein MRIDIISAVPELLSSPLNSSILKRAQNKKKIEIYIHNLRDYAFNKHKQIDDKPFGGGPGMILKPEPFFECIEKLQSERKYDHIIFTTPKGKIFDQKYANKLSLAKNIIIIAGHYKEIDDRVRQHFATDEISIGKFVLTGGELPALIIVDAVVRLIPGVLNDSEAALDDSFQDGEIVEAPYYTRPAEYRGMKVPEVLLSGNEKEIKKWKEEQSKILTEKWKNYNN, from the coding sequence ATGAGGATTGATATTATTTCGGCTGTGCCTGAATTGCTGTCAAGCCCGTTGAATTCGAGTATTCTTAAAAGGGCTCAGAATAAAAAGAAAATTGAAATCTATATTCATAATCTGCGCGATTATGCTTTCAATAAACATAAGCAGATTGACGATAAGCCGTTTGGCGGTGGTCCCGGTATGATTCTTAAACCCGAGCCGTTCTTTGAATGTATTGAAAAACTGCAAAGCGAAAGAAAATATGATCATATTATTTTCACAACACCAAAAGGAAAAATATTTGATCAGAAGTATGCTAATAAACTTTCGCTCGCAAAGAACATAATTATAATTGCCGGTCACTATAAAGAAATTGATGATCGTGTAAGGCAACATTTTGCAACCGATGAAATATCAATTGGTAAATTTGTTCTTACAGGTGGTGAACTTCCAGCATTGATTATTGTTGATGCTGTAGTTCGTTTAATTCCCGGAGTATTAAATGACAGTGAAGCTGCTCTGGATGATTCTTTTCAGGATGGCGAAATTGTCGAAGCACCTTATTATACAAGACCAGCTGAATATCGTGGAATGAAAGTTCCTGAAGTTCTTCTTTCAGGAAATGAAAAAGAAATTAAAAAATGGAAAGAAGAGCAATCAAAAATTTTAACTGAAAAATGGAAGAATTATAATAATTAG
- the rplS gene encoding 50S ribosomal protein L19 — protein sequence MIDLNNVISDQIRTDIPKFNTGDRIRVHVRVIEGEKERIQPFEGDVISIRGTGLNKTFTVRKISSGVGVERIFPFNSPKIAKVELIKEGSVRRAKLYYLRKLSGKAAKIKSKNP from the coding sequence ATGATAGACTTGAATAATGTAATATCGGATCAAATCAGAACTGATATACCAAAATTTAACACGGGTGACAGAATCCGTGTTCATGTCAGAGTTATCGAAGGCGAAAAAGAAAGAATTCAGCCTTTCGAAGGTGATGTTATTAGCATCAGAGGAACGGGACTTAATAAAACTTTCACAGTAAGAAAAATTTCGAGCGGTGTTGGTGTTGAAAGAATTTTCCCGTTTAACTCTCCCAAAATTGCTAAAGTGGAACTCATTAAAGAGGGAAGCGTTAGAAGAGCCAAGCTCTATTACCTTAGAAAACTTTCTGGTAAGGCAGCCAAGATTAAAAGTAAAAATCCATAA
- a CDS encoding type II toxin-antitoxin system RatA family toxin, with protein sequence MPKIIASDSVELNYSLEKVWSVISDFQSYKFWWPKIVKLQIIQADKQIIGTILKASPLGGKSFSIRVVEIFPLKEIKLEYFDGLYRGFGHWKVENKNDSTILIYVVNLEIVDSLTKGISYLVPVSKIHSMIFRKIFTNLGIYLKENG encoded by the coding sequence ATGCCTAAAATAATAGCTTCTGATAGTGTTGAACTTAATTATTCTTTAGAAAAAGTCTGGTCAGTTATTTCTGATTTTCAATCTTATAAATTCTGGTGGCCTAAAATTGTAAAGCTTCAAATCATTCAAGCCGATAAACAGATTATTGGTACAATATTAAAAGCAAGTCCGTTGGGAGGTAAATCTTTTTCGATAAGAGTAGTTGAAATTTTTCCGCTTAAAGAAATCAAGCTGGAATATTTTGATGGTTTATATCGCGGTTTTGGACACTGGAAAGTTGAAAACAAAAATGACAGCACAATTTTAATTTATGTGGTGAATCTTGAAATAGTGGACTCATTGACTAAAGGAATCTCATACTTAGTTCCGGTCTCAAAAATTCATTCAATGATTTTCAGAAAAATATTTACAAATCTGGGAATTTATCTGAAAGAAAATGGTTAA
- a CDS encoding NAD(P)-dependent oxidoreductase produces MKLKVLIADKFPEKYIQELKDLDLEVIYEPKLGENDLPKAAEDVDILVVRSTVVNEETINNSKKLNLIIRAGSGVNNIAISAANKKGIYVANCPGMNAVAVAELTIGLMIALDRFIPDNVADFRNGIWNKDKYSKGKGLKGKTLGIIGVGNIGKEVAKRALAFEMNVYGKDISRIEGVQIKDFSEMDQLLPLCDIVTIHLPATPQTKGLFNKQMFSYMKNGAYLINTSRHDIIVEEDLLEAIKEKNLRVALDVFKGEPEGKSGEVKSPLQNNPNIYVTHHIGASTEQAQDAVAEETVRIIKHYVHSGVIDHWVNRAKVTDAKYQLVVKHYDKPGVLASVLDVIRQGNINIEEIENIIFEGGIAACCTMKLKLPATAEMLKQISENPNVISVSHVEI; encoded by the coding sequence ATGAAACTAAAAGTATTAATCGCAGATAAGTTTCCTGAAAAGTATATTCAGGAATTAAAAGACCTTGATCTTGAAGTTATTTATGAACCCAAACTTGGTGAAAATGATCTTCCCAAAGCAGCAGAAGATGTAGATATACTCGTTGTTCGTTCAACTGTTGTGAATGAAGAAACGATAAATAACAGTAAAAAGCTAAACCTGATTATTCGTGCCGGTTCGGGTGTGAATAATATTGCAATTTCTGCTGCAAATAAAAAAGGAATTTATGTTGCTAATTGCCCGGGAATGAATGCTGTGGCAGTTGCCGAGTTAACAATTGGACTAATGATTGCACTTGACAGATTTATTCCGGACAATGTTGCTGATTTTAGAAATGGAATCTGGAATAAGGATAAATATTCCAAGGGCAAAGGACTCAAAGGAAAAACACTTGGAATAATTGGTGTAGGAAATATTGGAAAAGAAGTTGCAAAGCGAGCGCTTGCATTTGAAATGAATGTTTACGGAAAAGATATTTCAAGAATTGAAGGAGTTCAGATAAAAGATTTCTCGGAAATGGATCAGCTTTTGCCACTTTGTGATATTGTAACTATTCATCTTCCGGCAACTCCTCAGACAAAGGGATTATTTAATAAGCAAATGTTCAGTTATATGAAAAACGGAGCTTACCTGATTAACACATCAAGACACGATATAATTGTGGAAGAAGATTTATTGGAAGCAATTAAAGAAAAGAATCTTAGAGTTGCGCTTGATGTTTTCAAAGGAGAGCCTGAAGGTAAATCCGGTGAAGTTAAATCACCATTACAGAATAATCCGAATATTTATGTAACCCATCACATTGGTGCATCAACCGAGCAGGCACAGGATGCTGTTGCTGAAGAAACTGTCCGAATCATTAAGCATTATGTTCATAGCGGAGTAATTGACCATTGGGTAAACAGAGCAAAAGTAACTGATGCAAAATATCAATTGGTAGTCAAACACTATGATAAACCCGGTGTGCTTGCAAGTGTGCTGGATGTAATCCGACAAGGAAACATAAACATTGAAGAAATCGAGAATATCATTTTTGAAGGCGGCATTGCTGCTTGCTGCACAATGAAATTAAAACTTCCGGCAACTGCAGAAATGTTGAAGCAAATAAGTGAAAATCCGAATGTTATCAGTGTAAGTCATGTAGAAATTTAA
- the hutU gene encoding urocanate hydratase — protein sequence MITAEKIIKAPTGTKISCKGWIQEAAMRMLMNNLDPEVAEKPEELIVYGGRGKAARNWECFQAIVDSLKSLENDETLLVQSGKPVGIFKTHSNAPRVIISNSMLVPDWANWDEFRRLEAMGLTMYGQMTAGSWIYIGTQGILQGTYETFAECARKYFGSTLKGKFVLTAGLGGMGGAQPLAATFNGAAFLGVEVDRSRAQKRIDTGYLDVLTDNLDEALKIVLDAKEKGKSISVGLIGNAGEIHPEILKRGIIPDVVTDQTSAHDTLNGYVPMGMSFEEALELRKSDPKKYIKLAQQTIVKHVEAMLEFQKRGSIVFDYGNNIRGEAKENGLNNAFDIPGFVPEFIRPLFCDGKGPFRWAALSGDPNDIYVTDEAVKETFPDNKLLINWIEMAQKKVHFQGLPARICWLGYGERAKMGKIFNKLVADGKVKAPIVIGRDHLDCGSVASPNRETEGMLDGSDAIADWPILNALLNAIGGASWVSVHHGGGVGIGKSIHAGMVVVADGTKEAEERLERVLTYDPGMGIIRHADAGYQQAIENAKKWNIKIPMLK from the coding sequence ATGATAACAGCAGAAAAAATTATTAAAGCACCCACGGGAACAAAAATCTCCTGCAAAGGATGGATTCAGGAAGCCGCAATGAGAATGCTCATGAATAACCTTGATCCTGAAGTTGCAGAGAAACCAGAAGAACTGATTGTTTACGGCGGAAGAGGAAAAGCTGCAAGAAATTGGGAGTGTTTTCAAGCTATTGTGGACTCACTTAAAAGTCTTGAAAATGACGAAACACTTCTTGTGCAATCAGGTAAACCAGTAGGAATATTTAAAACTCACTCAAATGCACCACGAGTAATAATTTCAAATTCAATGCTTGTACCTGATTGGGCTAACTGGGATGAGTTCAGAAGACTTGAAGCGATGGGCTTAACAATGTACGGTCAGATGACTGCCGGCAGTTGGATATATATTGGAACTCAGGGAATTCTGCAAGGCACTTATGAAACTTTTGCTGAGTGTGCAAGAAAATATTTTGGCTCAACTTTAAAGGGAAAATTTGTATTAACTGCCGGACTTGGCGGTATGGGTGGGGCTCAACCACTTGCAGCAACTTTCAATGGTGCTGCTTTTCTGGGAGTTGAAGTTGATAGATCACGCGCACAAAAAAGAATTGATACAGGTTACCTCGATGTTCTCACTGATAACCTTGATGAAGCTTTAAAGATTGTTCTTGATGCAAAGGAAAAAGGAAAATCAATTTCTGTTGGATTGATAGGTAATGCCGGAGAAATTCACCCTGAAATTTTAAAGCGAGGAATTATTCCGGATGTTGTAACTGATCAAACTTCAGCTCACGATACATTAAACGGTTATGTGCCAATGGGAATGAGCTTCGAAGAAGCACTTGAATTAAGGAAATCAGATCCGAAGAAATATATAAAACTTGCTCAGCAAACAATTGTAAAGCATGTTGAAGCTATGCTGGAATTTCAAAAAAGAGGATCAATTGTTTTTGATTACGGAAATAATATTCGTGGAGAAGCGAAAGAAAATGGTTTAAACAATGCATTTGATATCCCTGGATTTGTTCCGGAATTTATTCGTCCACTCTTCTGCGATGGAAAAGGACCTTTCCGCTGGGCAGCTTTAAGCGGAGATCCGAATGATATTTATGTTACAGATGAAGCTGTTAAAGAAACTTTTCCGGATAATAAACTGCTCATCAATTGGATTGAAATGGCTCAGAAAAAAGTTCACTTCCAGGGGTTGCCGGCAAGAATTTGCTGGCTTGGCTATGGTGAAAGAGCTAAGATGGGAAAAATATTTAACAAGCTTGTAGCAGATGGAAAAGTAAAAGCCCCGATTGTAATCGGAAGAGATCATCTGGATTGTGGTTCGGTGGCATCACCAAACCGAGAAACAGAAGGAATGCTTGACGGTAGTGATGCAATAGCAGATTGGCCGATTCTTAATGCTTTGTTAAATGCAATTGGCGGTGCAAGCTGGGTTTCAGTTCATCACGGCGGTGGAGTTGGAATCGGAAAATCAATTCACGCAGGAATGGTTGTAGTTGCCGATGGAACAAAAGAAGCTGAAGAAAGACTTGAGAGAGTTCTTACTTACGATCCCGGAATGGGAATTATCAGACATGCTGATGCAGGATATCAGCAGGCAATTGAAAACGCAAAAAAATGGAATATTAAAATTCCAATGTTGAAGTAA
- a CDS encoding adenosine deaminase, with protein MTTELILKTIPKVLLHDHLDGGLRPQTIIELADEIKYKKLPTKDPIELGEWFHRGANKGNLVEYLQGFEHTTAVMQTKESLIRVAYEMMEDMKKDGVVYVETRFAPALHLEKGLYLEDTVKAVLEGLEKGKEDFGVGYGLILCGMRNMKNSLEIAELAVNFRRQGVVGFDLAGEEGGYPPKKHIDAFQFIQRANFNITIHAGEAFGKESIWQAIQWCGAHRIGHATRLIEDIVLDNEGNVVAFGDLAQYVLDKRIPLEICLLSNVHTGAVDKIENHPFGIFYREKFRVTLNTDDRLMSDTTMTKEFMTAVKYFNLNFDDFEKITINSMKSAFIPYKERLHYIYNVIKPGYQKMREQILSFNNIKGENEKVIQ; from the coding sequence ATGACCACTGAACTCATCTTAAAAACTATTCCAAAAGTTTTACTTCACGATCATCTTGATGGTGGACTGAGACCGCAAACAATTATTGAACTGGCAGATGAAATCAAATACAAAAAACTTCCGACAAAAGATCCCATCGAATTAGGTGAATGGTTTCATCGAGGCGCTAACAAGGGAAATCTTGTTGAATATCTTCAGGGTTTTGAACACACTACGGCAGTAATGCAAACTAAAGAATCCTTAATAAGAGTTGCTTATGAAATGATGGAGGATATGAAAAAAGATGGCGTTGTTTATGTTGAGACAAGGTTTGCACCTGCACTTCATTTGGAAAAAGGTCTTTATCTCGAAGATACAGTTAAAGCAGTATTAGAAGGATTGGAAAAAGGTAAAGAAGATTTTGGTGTTGGATACGGACTTATCTTATGTGGAATGAGAAACATGAAAAACTCTCTCGAGATTGCCGAGCTTGCTGTCAACTTCAGAAGACAAGGAGTTGTGGGTTTTGATCTCGCCGGTGAAGAAGGTGGTTATCCTCCCAAAAAACATATTGATGCTTTTCAGTTTATTCAAAGAGCTAATTTCAATATCACAATTCACGCTGGTGAGGCATTTGGTAAAGAATCAATCTGGCAGGCAATCCAATGGTGCGGAGCTCATAGGATTGGTCACGCTACACGACTAATCGAAGACATTGTGCTTGATAATGAAGGCAATGTAGTTGCATTTGGTGACCTGGCTCAGTATGTTCTCGACAAACGAATTCCACTTGAGATTTGTCTTCTGAGTAATGTTCATACCGGTGCTGTAGATAAAATTGAAAATCATCCTTTCGGAATTTTCTATAGAGAAAAATTTCGTGTTACATTAAACACTGACGACAGATTGATGAGCGATACTACTATGACAAAAGAGTTTATGACAGCAGTAAAATATTTCAATCTTAACTTTGATGACTTTGAAAAGATTACAATCAACTCGATGAAATCTGCTTTCATTCCATATAAAGAAAGACTTCACTACATCTATAATGTAATTAAACCCGGTTATCAGAAAATGCGCGAACAAATTTTATCATTCAACAACATCAAAGGAGAAAATGAAAAAGTTATTCAGTAA
- a CDS encoding tetratricopeptide repeat protein → MKKSNLIYAAFIVFGILLMGYQCSSTEITSAKLYIQQKNYDKALEVLQKEIQKNPNSDQGYYLMGVVYSEKGDYKNMVDSFNKSLAISKTYEKEIKDYKKSTWVTVFNRGVAFFQRAAKIQDEDSMMVYFDKAVADFKAAAEIEPDSADSYKNLAFAYMSKGDNESAIAPLQKIIALEKSKDGYKYLGEIYYVMGSNLKNQGKEDEAKSYFNKAIDVLSEGRKLYPDDTDMLLFLSNAYIGAERIAEATSQFEAGVKAEPNNKYYRYNYGVLLLGAEKYAEAEEQFRKALEIDPNYNNAIYNLGVTYLKWGLAIQKKAEAENKIDESYKEKYRAALPYLEKAVEMPEADANTWELLGRVYSVLGMTEDANKAFNKADELRK, encoded by the coding sequence ATGAAAAAATCAAATTTAATCTATGCTGCATTTATTGTATTCGGAATTCTTTTGATGGGATATCAATGCTCATCAACAGAAATTACAAGTGCAAAGCTATATATTCAGCAAAAGAACTATGACAAAGCTTTAGAAGTTTTGCAGAAGGAAATTCAGAAAAATCCCAATAGTGATCAGGGCTATTATCTGATGGGTGTGGTATATTCGGAAAAAGGTGATTATAAGAATATGGTTGATAGTTTTAATAAATCACTGGCAATTTCTAAAACCTATGAAAAAGAAATTAAAGATTACAAAAAATCTACCTGGGTAACTGTATTCAACAGAGGTGTTGCATTCTTTCAGAGAGCTGCAAAAATTCAGGATGAAGACAGTATGATGGTTTATTTCGATAAAGCTGTTGCTGACTTTAAAGCTGCCGCTGAAATTGAACCGGATAGTGCTGACTCATATAAGAACCTTGCTTTCGCTTATATGAGTAAAGGTGATAACGAATCAGCAATTGCGCCATTACAAAAAATTATTGCTCTTGAAAAATCTAAAGATGGATATAAATATCTTGGAGAAATTTATTATGTAATGGGTTCGAACCTTAAAAATCAAGGCAAGGAAGACGAAGCTAAATCTTACTTCAATAAAGCAATTGATGTTCTTTCCGAAGGAAGAAAACTTTATCCGGATGACACCGATATGCTTTTATTCCTTTCTAATGCTTACATCGGTGCAGAGAGAATTGCAGAAGCAACGAGTCAGTTTGAAGCTGGTGTAAAAGCTGAACCAAATAATAAATACTATCGATATAATTATGGTGTGCTTTTACTCGGTGCAGAAAAATATGCCGAAGCCGAAGAACAATTTAGGAAAGCATTGGAGATTGACCCTAATTATAACAACGCTATTTACAATCTTGGTGTAACTTACCTGAAATGGGGATTAGCGATTCAAAAGAAGGCTGAAGCTGAAAATAAAATTGATGAATCTTACAAAGAGAAATATCGTGCCGCATTACCTTATTTGGAAAAGGCAGTTGAAATGCCTGAAGCTGATGCAAATACCTGGGAACTTTTAGGTCGTGTTTATTCAGTTCTCGGTATGACTGAAGATGCAAACAAAGCATTTAACAAAGCTGATGAATTGAGAAAATAA
- a CDS encoding DUF3467 domain-containing protein has product MDSKQQPPQGQQINIELGEKEAEGIYSNLAIISHSPAEFVIDFTRIVPGVPKAKVHARIITTPQHAKMLMKALEDNIKKYEARFGEIRIEPPQNQHFGFVPIKEDKIN; this is encoded by the coding sequence ATGGACAGCAAACAACAACCTCCACAAGGACAACAGATAAATATTGAACTTGGTGAAAAAGAAGCCGAAGGAATTTATTCCAACCTGGCTATAATTTCTCATTCACCGGCAGAATTTGTAATTGATTTTACTCGTATTGTTCCCGGAGTTCCGAAAGCTAAAGTGCATGCGCGAATTATCACAACACCTCAGCACGCTAAAATGCTGATGAAAGCTTTGGAAGATAACATTAAAAAATATGAAGCAAGATTCGGTGAGATAAGAATTGAGCCACCACAGAATCAGCACTTTGGTTTTGTTCCTATTAAAGAAGATAAGATTAATTAA
- a CDS encoding LptF/LptG family permease, whose protein sequence is MKIKILDRYLIKQFLQTILFGLLAFTLIFVVIDAMENLDDFIDQSVPTLKILHYYFVFSPEIIRLMTPVAVLFAALFTAGKAANLSELTAIKASGVSLFRFMLPFLVTTFFISLFSVYFGGYLVPMANKTKINIEQVYLKKNLSFAESNIYFQDSKTRIISISYFDSERNRANRVSIQDFSSEDLTRMSRRIDAVFIQFDSTKKTWIADNGVERIFYPDKQEARYFNQLEIKDLNFLPEDLTTKQRKTSEMNLAELKELINSQLRAGNDPTSTLIEYHSRFAFAATNLIVVLFGLPISANKRKGGLAVQVGINILVTFIYLVFMKISQAFGKNGALDPVITAWFANFIFLAAAVYNLLRARL, encoded by the coding sequence ATGAAAATCAAGATTCTTGACAGATATCTTATAAAACAATTTCTTCAGACAATCCTGTTTGGATTGCTTGCCTTCACGCTAATTTTCGTTGTGATTGATGCAATGGAAAATCTTGATGATTTTATTGATCAAAGTGTTCCGACATTAAAAATTCTTCATTACTATTTTGTCTTTTCACCTGAAATAATAAGGCTGATGACGCCTGTGGCTGTGTTATTTGCTGCTTTATTTACTGCAGGGAAAGCTGCAAATCTAAGTGAGCTGACTGCAATTAAGGCGAGCGGAGTAAGTTTGTTCCGTTTCATGTTACCTTTTTTAGTTACAACATTTTTTATTTCATTATTCTCCGTTTATTTTGGTGGTTATCTTGTTCCAATGGCTAATAAAACAAAGATAAACATTGAACAGGTATATCTTAAAAAGAATTTATCTTTTGCTGAAAGTAATATCTATTTTCAGGATAGCAAGACTAGAATAATCAGTATTTCGTACTTCGATTCTGAAAGAAACCGGGCAAACAGAGTAAGCATTCAGGATTTTTCTTCAGAAGATTTAACAAGAATGTCAAGAAGAATTGATGCTGTCTTCATTCAATTTGATTCAACCAAAAAAACTTGGATTGCTGATAACGGAGTTGAAAGAATTTTTTATCCCGATAAACAGGAAGCAAGATATTTCAATCAGCTCGAAATCAAAGACTTGAATTTTTTACCTGAGGACTTAACAACAAAACAAAGAAAAACTTCAGAGATGAATCTTGCTGAGTTAAAAGAATTAATTAATTCTCAGTTAAGAGCCGGCAATGATCCTACATCAACATTGATCGAATATCATTCGAGATTTGCCTTTGCAGCAACAAACCTGATTGTAGTTTTGTTTGGTTTACCAATCTCAGCTAACAAACGTAAAGGTGGTTTAGCTGTTCAGGTTGGAATAAACATACTTGTTACATTTATTTATCTGGTTTTTATGAAAATCAGTCAGGCATTTGGCAAAAACGGTGCGCTTGATCCTGTGATTACAGCGTGGTTTGCTAATTTTATTTTTCTTGCAGCAGCAGTTTATAATCTATTGAGAGCAAGGTTGTAA